GTTGAGGGTGCGGGCTTCGCTCTCCAGCATCACCGGGATGCCGTCACGCACCGGAAAGGCCAGGCCATCGGCCTTGCAGATCAGCTCGTGCTTGTCGGCGGTCAGCTTCAACGGGCCCTTGCACAGGGGGCAGGCCAAGATATCGAGAAGTTTCGGGTCCATGGAAGATCCTTGCTGTGGGGCTGCAGGAACTGCCGGCGCCCCGGATCACCACAAGGGACTAGGGTGCGAGTGGCAGCAAACGGGCCAGTTGCGCATCGAACCAGGTGACAAAGGCCGTGGAAGGCTCGGCATCCACGGCCAGGTACCACCAGTCGTCGGCGGCGAATGCCCGGCATTTCACCGCATCCTTCTCCGTCATCAACACAGGCAGGCGCGGGCTGAATTCCAGCAGCTCGGCGCTGTACTGCGCATGGTCGGCGAAGGCATGCGGAATGGGCCGCCAGTGTAGCGCCTCGAGCGTAGCGAAGAAACGCTGCGGATTGCCGATGCCGGCCACGGCATGCAGGCGCTGCTGCGGCGGGAAGAACTCCAACCCGCGGCGCTCCCCGCTGCGCAGGTTGACCAGGGTGCGCGGGCGCAGGCAGAAACCGTAGCCGCCCGCCGGATCGCCCTCGGCGCCATTGAACAGCAAGGCATCGACACTGCCCAGGCGCTCGACCGGCTCGCGCAGCGGCCCGGCCGGCAGGCAGCGGCGATTGCCCAGGCCCCGCGCGGCATCGATCAGCACCAGCTCCAGGTCGCGGGCCAGGCGGTAGTGCTGCAGGCCGTCATCGCTGAGGATCAGGTCGAGGTCTTCCTGTTCGAGCAGCGCCCGCACCGCCCGCCCACGGTCCGGGTCGATCATCAGCGCCACGCCGCTGCGCTGGACGATCAACAGGGGTTCGTCGCCGGCGACGCTGGCCGACTGCTGCGGGCGCACCCGCCAGGGGAATCGCGGTGGGACGGAGCCGTAGCCGCGACTGACCACCCCGACCCGCAGGCCGCGCTTGCGGCAATGCTCGATCAACCAGAGGATCAGCGGGGTCTTGCCGGTCCCGCCGACGGTGATATTGCCCACCACCAGCACGGGCACCGGGGCGCGATAGATCTCGCCCTCGCCGGCGAGAAAGCGCGCGCGGCGCCGTTGCGCCACCCGGCGGTACAGCGTTTCCAGGGGACGCAGCAGGCCGAGAGCCGGATGCCCGGCATACCAGGCGTCGACCAGGCGATCGGACCAGTCCATCAACAGCCGTCCATCACGGTACGGCCTGCGCCTCGACCGTGGTGATGCGCAGGTGGGCGAAGCCGAGCTTGCCGGCTGCATCCATCGCGGTGATCACCGCCTGGTGTGGCGTCTTGGCATCGGCGCTGATGGTCAACGGCAGGCTGTTGTCGCCGTCCGACTCCTTCTGCAACGCGGCGCTCAAGCCCGCCAGGTCACTCTTCAACAGCAGGCGGCCGTTCAGCGAATAGCTGCCGTCGGCGGCAATAAGCACCTCCAGCTGCTTGAGTTCGCTCTGCTCCGGCGGCGTGCCGCTGGCCGCCTCGGGCAGATCGACCTTGAGCTGGGTCTCGCGGGTAAAGGTAGTGGTGACCACGAAGAACAGCAGCAGGATGAACACCACGTCGATCAACGAAGCCAGGTTGATCTCAACGTTTTCCCGCGGTTTACGCCGGAACTTCACGCCTTGGCCTCGCTCAGGTCGACGTCACGGTCTCCTTGCACGACTTCCACCAGCTTGATCGCCTCCTGCTCCATGCCGACCACCAGCTCATCGACGCGGCGCTGCAGGTAGCGGTGGAAGAACAGCGCCGGAATGGCCACCATCAGGCCGGCGGCCGTGGTGATCAACGCCTTGGCGATACCCCCGGCCAGCACCGGCGCATTGGCCATGCCCGAACCCATGAAGGAGCTGAAAATCTCGATCATGCCCAACACGGTGCCGAGCAGGCCGAGCAGCGGTGCGATCCCGGCAATGGTGCCGAGCGCGTTTAGGTAGCGCTCCAGTTCGTGGATGACCCGCGCAGCTGCTTCCTCGATGCATTCCTTCATGATCTCGCGACCATGCTTGGAGTTGGCCAGGCCGGCCGCCAGGATCTGCCCCAGGGGCGAATCGGCGCGCAGCTCCTTGAGCTTCTGGTTGTTCAGCTTCTTGTCTTTGATCCAGCGCCACACCTGACCGAGCAGATTGGGCGGGGTGATGCGACTGGGTCGCAGAGTCCACAGGCGTTCGGCAATGATGCCGGCCGCGGCGATAGAGCACAGAACGATTGGCAGCATCATCCAGCCGCCAGCTTTGACCAGTTCCCACACGGTGGCAGATCCCCCTCACAAAAGTGGCGCCACTCTAGCATAGGGTCGTGGCCCCGCCGACCGCCGCCGTTCTCATTTTTGTCTCCAGAATCGGCGCTCGTCGCGCAGCCCGCGTGCCTCGCCGAAGGTGCCCAGGCGCAGTCGCAGGGCACCCTGCTCCACCGTGTCATGCAACTTCGCGGGCAACGCCCCATAGCGGGCCAGCACGATGGGGTGGGGATGGCCGAAGGCATTGTGCCGGCCGCGGGAAATCAGCACGGCGCTGGGCGCCACCGCGCGCACAAACGCGCTCGAGGAGGAGCTGCGACTGCCGTGGTGAGGCGCCAGCAGCCAGTCGGCACGCAGATTCATGCCACTGGCAAGCAGGGCCCGCTCGGCGTTGCTGTCGATATCGCCGGTGAGCAACAGCCGCTCGCCCGCGGCCTCGACCAGCAGTACGCAGGAGGCCTGGTTGCTGTCGCCGGCCCGGGCCCAGCGCCACAGGGTAAAGCGCACCCCATCCCACTGCCAGTTGCGCCCAGATTCACAGGGCTCGGCCCCCAGGCTGGCCGGCAAGGCGCCGGCCTCGCCGCTCCACACCTGCCGGACCGACAAGCCTTGCACGATCGCCTGCGCGCCGCCGGCATGGTCGTTGTCAGCATGGCTGAGCAGCATCAGGTCGAGGCGCCGCACATCCAGGGCACGCAGCGAAGGCAGTACCACGCGCTCGCCCATATCGAATTCGCCGAAACGCGGTCCGGCGTCATACAGCAAGGCATGTTCACGGGTGCGCAGCAGCACGGCCAGGCCCTGCCCCACATCCAGTACCCAGACCTCGGCCTGGCCGGCGGGTGGGCGCGGCTGCGGACTGCACAGCAAGGGCAGCAGCAGGAACCAACCGAGGCTGCGCATGGGGACACCGGCGGGCAACAGCAACAGCAAGGCCCCGAGCGCCACCAGCAGCCAGGACCAGACCGACAGCGTGCTGGGGAGCCAGGCCGGCAATCCGCTCGCGATCAGCGTCAGCAATCGAAACAGCAGCTCGAGGGCGCCGCCAGCCAGCCACAACAGCGCGCTGCCCAGCCAGGGCACAGGCAGCAGCAAGGTGCCGAGCAGGGCCAGCGGCACCACAAGAATGCCGACCCAGGGCACGGCAATCAGATTGGCCAGCGGCGCACTGGAACTGACCGGCAGGCCCAGCGCCAGCAGTACCGGCAGCAGACCGATCGCCATCCCCCACTGCGCCCGCCCCAGGCTATGCCACCAGGACCAGGCTCCCAGACGGCCGCCAAAGATCAGGATCAGCAGGCCAACTGCCGCGAACGACAACCAGAAGCCCGCCTGCAGGCTGGCCAGGGGCTCGACCAACAGCACCAGGGCCAGGGCGACCAACAGCGGCAACCAGACGCCCAGTTGGCGAAAGCGCCAGCGCCACAGCAACACCAGCCCGACCATCACACAGGCGCGGCGCACCGGCACCTCGAACCCGGCCAGCATCCCGTAGCCCAGGGCACCGGCAAAGGCCAGGCTGCAGGCGGCGGGCAACCAGGGCCAGCCTCGCGGCCAGCAACCCCAGCGCGCCAGCCCGGCGACCAGCCCGTAGAGCAGCCCGGCCATCAGGGCAATATGTTGGCCGGAGATCACCATCAGGTGAATGGTTCCGGTGTCCTGTAGTAGCCGCCAGTCCGCTGCCGACAATCCCGAACCGTCACCGAGCACCAGGGCCGCCAACGCGCCCGCCCGACCAAGGGCGTCGCTGCCCAGCAGGCGCTGACGCAAGGCATCGCGCCAGGCTGGCGGGCCGGCGGCCGCCTCTACCCGGCGCCCACTCTTCACCGTGCCGGTGGCGCCGATGCGCTGACCCAGCAGCCAGGCTTCGTAGTCGAAGGAGTGCGGGTTGACCAGGCCGTGGGGACGCTTGAGACGCACGGCCAGACGCCAGGTTTCGCCGCCGCGCACGGGCGGCCCGTCGTACCAGGCCAGGCGCATGCGCGTGGGCAACACGGCGCGGCGCGAGGCGGCGTGCTGCAGCTGGAAGCGCACCACGCCGTCACTCACCTCGGGCAAGCCGACGACCTGTCCCTCTAACCACAGCGTGCGGCCGTCCAGCTCAGGCGCCAGGCGGTCGTCCAGCGCCCACTGAGCCGAGGCACAGGCCCAGCCGAAGCCAATCAGAAAGAACCCGCACGGATAGGCGCGCGACGGCAGGCACAGGAGGCCCGCCAGCGCCAGCAGACAGGCCAGCCAGACCGGCGGCAGCGCCGGCAAGAAACGCAGCACGAGCAGGCCTGCGATCAGTGCGACCATCCCTAGGCGCATCGCCTTCACTCCTTGAGACCCTTCCATGGATCCCGGCTGACACCGACCTCGGCATACGTACTGTCACAAAGTCTAAAAGCAGCCGATTCCGAATCTGTGCATAATAAACGCGCTTTTCAGCCTGCCAGAGAGCCTCCATGCCGCGTCGTTTCTTCAAGCGCTACATGCCCCACCCGGATCGCATCAAGGGCAGCAAATCCCTGCGCTTCCTCGGCACGCTGATCCACGACCCCAACCTCTGGCACCTCAACCGCCACTCGGTCTCCCGCGCCATGGCCATCGGCCTGTTCTGGGCGATGATCCCCATGCCCCTGCAGATGATCGCCGCCGCCGTGGTCGCCATTCCGGCCCGCGCCAACCTGCCGATCTCGGTCGGCCTGGTCTGGCTGACCAACCCCATCACCATGCCGCCGGTGTTCTACTGCAGCTACAAATTCGGCGCCTGGATGACCAATACCCCGACCCTGCACCTGCCCGACCAGGTCACCCTGCGCTGGATCGGCCAGGTGCTGCAGAGCCACTGGCAGCCGCTGTACCTCGGTTCCCTGGTACTGGGCCTGCTGCTGGCGGTGATCGGTTACCTGGCCACCAACACCTATTGGCACTGGTGGGTGCGGCACAGCTGGCGTAAACGCCAGGAGCGCCGCCGCAAGGCAAAAGGCCAGGGCTGAAACGAAAAAGCCGTTACCCAGGTAACGGCTTTTTTCAGCCCGCAGCTTAGCTCACTCGTAGCGCAGCGCCTCGGCCGGCTGGATTTGCGCAGCGCGCCAGGATGGATAGAGGGTGGCGAGAAAGCTCAGGGCCAGGGCGGCGGCGCAGATCAACAGCACATCGGAGACCAACAACTCGGACGGCAGGTTGCTGATGAAATAGACGTCAGAGCTCAGCACCTGCTGGCCACTTAGCCGCTCGACCCAGCCGACCAGCTGGCTCACATTCAGCGCCGCGACGACGCCCAGCACGCCACCGATCAGGGTGCCGACCGAGCCGATCACCGTGCCCTGCACCATGAAGATGCCCATGATCTGCCGCGGCGTTGCGCCGAGGGTACGCAGAATGGCGATGTCGCCGCCCTTGTCGGCCACCACCATGATCAGGGTGGCGATGATATTGAACGCCGCCACAGCCACGATCAGCAGCAACAGCAGGCCGATCATGGTCTTTTCCATCTTCATGGCACTGAACAGACTGCCCTGGGTCTGGGTCCAGTCGCTGGCGCGGTACCCCTCGCCCAGCTGCCCGGCGATCTCGGCCGAGACCTGCGGCGCCTGGTACAGGTCCTTCAGTTTCAGGCGCACGCTCTGTACCTGACCCGGCGCCAGGCGCTGGATCTGCGCAGCATCGGCCACGTTGATCAGCGCCAGGGAGCTGTCCAGCTCGGCGCCGACCTTGAACACACCGACCACGTTGATGCGCTGCATCCGCGGCACGATGCCCCCCGGTACCGAGCTGAGCTCGGGCACGATCAGGGCCAGCCTGTCGCCGACATTGAGTTGGAAGCGCCGCGCGGTGATTTCGCCGATCACCACGCCGAACTCGCCGGGACGCAGGTCGCCCAGACGTCCCTGCACCATGTGCTGAGGCAGAATGGACACCTGCGACTCGAACTGCGGATCGATGCCCTGCAACTGGATCGGCTGCATCGCCCCGCGGTGTGACAGCATGCCCTCCAGCTCGGCAAAAGGCGCCGCCGCGAGAACCTCGGGGTGCTTGCCGGCTGTCGCGGCGAGCGCCTGCCAATCATCCAATCCCTGCTCGGCGGCGATACTGGCGTGGGGCACCATGCCGAGAATGCGCGAGCTCATTTCCTTCTGGAAGCCGTTCATCACCGACAACACCACGATCATTGCCAGCACGCCGAGGGCCAGACCGATCATCGAGGTCAGGGAAATGAAGGAGATGAAGTGATTGCGCCGCTTGGCCCGGGTATAGCGGCTGCCGATGAAGACACTCAGCGGACGGAACATCAGGCGGCCACCAGCTTGCCGTCTTCCAGACGCAGCACCCGATCCATCTGCAGGGCCAGCTGCATGTCATGGGTCACCACCAGGAAGGCGGTCCGGGACGAGACACTGAGCTCCTTCATCAACTCCTGAATACCCTGGGCGGTATGGTGATCCAGGTTGCCGGTCGGCTCATCAAGCAGCACCAGGCCCGGTCGATTGACCAGGGCGCGGGCAATCGCCACGCGCTGGCGCTCGCCGCCGGACAACTCCGCCGGCTTGTGCGCCAGGCGATGATCCAGGCCGACTCGCTCGAGCAGCGCGGTGGCCCGCTGCCGGGCCTCGGCGATGGCCGTGCGGCCGATCAGCAGCGGCATGCAGACGTTTTCCAGGGCGGTGAACTCGGCCAGCAGGTGATGGAACTGATAGACGAAACCCAGGGCCCGGTTGCGCAGCAGGCCGCGCTCCTTCTCGTTGAGCGCCGACAG
The genomic region above belongs to Pseudomonas benzenivorans and contains:
- a CDS encoding MotA/TolQ/ExbB proton channel family protein encodes the protein MWELVKAGGWMMLPIVLCSIAAAGIIAERLWTLRPSRITPPNLLGQVWRWIKDKKLNNQKLKELRADSPLGQILAAGLANSKHGREIMKECIEEAAARVIHELERYLNALGTIAGIAPLLGLLGTVLGMIEIFSSFMGSGMANAPVLAGGIAKALITTAAGLMVAIPALFFHRYLQRRVDELVVGMEQEAIKLVEVVQGDRDVDLSEAKA
- the lolD gene encoding lipoprotein-releasing ABC transporter ATP-binding protein LolD, which translates into the protein MQDQAVLSCRNLGKSYEEGPQSVVVLDGLALELHPGERVAIVGSSGSGKSTLLNMLGGLDTPSTGSVWLAGEELSALNEKERGLLRNRALGFVYQFHHLLAEFTALENVCMPLLIGRTAIAEARQRATALLERVGLDHRLAHKPAELSGGERQRVAIARALVNRPGLVLLDEPTGNLDHHTAQGIQELMKELSVSSRTAFLVVTHDMQLALQMDRVLRLEDGKLVAA
- the lpxK gene encoding tetraacyldisaccharide 4'-kinase, which produces MDWSDRLVDAWYAGHPALGLLRPLETLYRRVAQRRRARFLAGEGEIYRAPVPVLVVGNITVGGTGKTPLILWLIEHCRKRGLRVGVVSRGYGSVPPRFPWRVRPQQSASVAGDEPLLIVQRSGVALMIDPDRGRAVRALLEQEDLDLILSDDGLQHYRLARDLELVLIDAARGLGNRRCLPAGPLREPVERLGSVDALLFNGAEGDPAGGYGFCLRPRTLVNLRSGERRGLEFFPPQQRLHAVAGIGNPQRFFATLEALHWRPIPHAFADHAQYSAELLEFSPRLPVLMTEKDAVKCRAFAADDWWYLAVDAEPSTAFVTWFDAQLARLLPLAP
- a CDS encoding lipoprotein-releasing ABC transporter permease subunit; protein product: MFRPLSVFIGSRYTRAKRRNHFISFISLTSMIGLALGVLAMIVVLSVMNGFQKEMSSRILGMVPHASIAAEQGLDDWQALAATAGKHPEVLAAAPFAELEGMLSHRGAMQPIQLQGIDPQFESQVSILPQHMVQGRLGDLRPGEFGVVIGEITARRFQLNVGDRLALIVPELSSVPGGIVPRMQRINVVGVFKVGAELDSSLALINVADAAQIQRLAPGQVQSVRLKLKDLYQAPQVSAEIAGQLGEGYRASDWTQTQGSLFSAMKMEKTMIGLLLLLIVAVAAFNIIATLIMVVADKGGDIAILRTLGATPRQIMGIFMVQGTVIGSVGTLIGGVLGVVAALNVSQLVGWVERLSGQQVLSSDVYFISNLPSELLVSDVLLICAAALALSFLATLYPSWRAAQIQPAEALRYE
- a CDS encoding DNA internalization-related competence protein ComEC/Rec2, encoding MRLGMVALIAGLLVLRFLPALPPVWLACLLALAGLLCLPSRAYPCGFFLIGFGWACASAQWALDDRLAPELDGRTLWLEGQVVGLPEVSDGVVRFQLQHAASRRAVLPTRMRLAWYDGPPVRGGETWRLAVRLKRPHGLVNPHSFDYEAWLLGQRIGATGTVKSGRRVEAAAGPPAWRDALRQRLLGSDALGRAGALAALVLGDGSGLSAADWRLLQDTGTIHLMVISGQHIALMAGLLYGLVAGLARWGCWPRGWPWLPAACSLAFAGALGYGMLAGFEVPVRRACVMVGLVLLWRWRFRQLGVWLPLLVALALVLLVEPLASLQAGFWLSFAAVGLLILIFGGRLGAWSWWHSLGRAQWGMAIGLLPVLLALGLPVSSSAPLANLIAVPWVGILVVPLALLGTLLLPVPWLGSALLWLAGGALELLFRLLTLIASGLPAWLPSTLSVWSWLLVALGALLLLLPAGVPMRSLGWFLLLPLLCSPQPRPPAGQAEVWVLDVGQGLAVLLRTREHALLYDAGPRFGEFDMGERVVLPSLRALDVRRLDLMLLSHADNDHAGGAQAIVQGLSVRQVWSGEAGALPASLGAEPCESGRNWQWDGVRFTLWRWARAGDSNQASCVLLVEAAGERLLLTGDIDSNAERALLASGMNLRADWLLAPHHGSRSSSSSAFVRAVAPSAVLISRGRHNAFGHPHPIVLARYGALPAKLHDTVEQGALRLRLGTFGEARGLRDERRFWRQK
- a CDS encoding ExbD/TolR family protein, yielding MKFRRKPRENVEINLASLIDVVFILLLFFVVTTTFTRETQLKVDLPEAASGTPPEQSELKQLEVLIAADGSYSLNGRLLLKSDLAGLSAALQKESDGDNSLPLTISADAKTPHQAVITAMDAAGKLGFAHLRITTVEAQAVP
- a CDS encoding Trm112 family protein, whose protein sequence is MDPKLLDILACPLCKGPLKLTADKHELICKADGLAFPVRDGIPVMLESEARTLNVDERLDK
- a CDS encoding DUF2062 domain-containing protein, whose product is MPRRFFKRYMPHPDRIKGSKSLRFLGTLIHDPNLWHLNRHSVSRAMAIGLFWAMIPMPLQMIAAAVVAIPARANLPISVGLVWLTNPITMPPVFYCSYKFGAWMTNTPTLHLPDQVTLRWIGQVLQSHWQPLYLGSLVLGLLLAVIGYLATNTYWHWWVRHSWRKRQERRRKAKGQG